The proteins below come from a single Nitrospinota bacterium genomic window:
- a CDS encoding endonuclease MutS2, producing MKVTLDHHTLKVLEFQRIKDIFKTYLESEIGLSKIENLHPEVSGDSTKKGLKETSEIKDILLTVGEIPIKNLKEPGNIFKILRKKNAVLDAPQVLDIADILSVSRKIKEFFTQLENSYPYIEIKIKEIFTSPSLSRRIDKTIDKQGEIVDDASPELKKIRRHIKRKREEIRDKLNVLMDKRASVVQEPIITVRDDRYVLPLKSNFNRSVKGIVHGISTSKATVFVEPLEIVDLNNEIINLGAEEQKEKFRILKGLTEEIRERFNEIEKNIDILAEIDLITAKAKYSIEFNSVEPVINAHGKIKLIQARNPFLEWERRNSKKNTVPIDINLGKDFNILVITGPNTGGKTVSLKTLGLLCMMVQSGMHIPVKDGSEISIFKKIFADIGDEQSIQQNLSTFSSHTKQIIKIIKESDSSSLVLLDELGAGTDPSEGAALGIAILDNLRERGIKTLATTHHNSLKVFAHSYKDVENASVEFDSKTLQPKYRLIYGYSGKSSAFDIAKNLGLPQGLISRAIGEIKQEKDEVDRLIDRLETQIRDIEELKKEIFTEKYEIQEKKSEQLLLIEELKREKSLFSKEANKFLKEAKRELENIVNDLRKNSKKGIIKFPQKDFALWKSRIDDLQKTPYEEKRSPLEPKIGEIVRINSLGCEGVIKSYKSPSIVEVEVDFKKIQVPLEDLGHSSKAGDDQSRVAMSSGIFMKKDFLKDFSVELNVIGNRIDEALPKVDKYLDNAKISGLNKVRIIHGKGTGRLKRAITAMLQEHPHVKNFYSSGMNEGGWGATIVEISN from the coding sequence ATGAAAGTTACACTGGATCATCATACCCTGAAAGTTTTGGAATTTCAGAGAATAAAGGATATTTTCAAAACCTATTTGGAATCAGAGATAGGCCTGTCTAAGATAGAAAATCTTCATCCTGAGGTTTCTGGGGACTCAACAAAAAAAGGATTGAAAGAGACATCAGAGATAAAGGATATTCTCTTAACTGTTGGAGAAATACCCATTAAGAACCTCAAAGAACCTGGAAATATCTTTAAAATTCTCAGGAAAAAGAATGCTGTTTTAGATGCCCCACAAGTCTTGGATATAGCAGATATCCTTTCCGTCTCAAGAAAAATTAAAGAATTTTTTACACAGTTAGAGAATTCTTATCCTTATATCGAAATTAAAATCAAAGAGATATTCACTTCTCCTTCTTTGAGCAGAAGGATTGATAAGACGATTGATAAACAGGGCGAGATTGTAGATGATGCGAGTCCTGAATTGAAGAAGATAAGAAGACATATAAAGAGGAAAAGGGAAGAGATAAGAGATAAACTCAATGTTCTGATGGACAAGAGAGCTTCTGTTGTTCAAGAGCCGATCATTACGGTGAGGGACGATCGGTATGTTCTTCCTCTAAAGTCCAATTTTAATCGATCTGTCAAGGGGATTGTTCACGGGATATCAACAAGTAAAGCAACCGTTTTTGTTGAGCCTCTTGAAATCGTTGATCTCAATAATGAAATTATCAATTTAGGAGCAGAAGAACAGAAAGAAAAATTTAGGATTTTAAAAGGGTTAACAGAAGAAATCAGAGAAAGATTTAACGAGATTGAGAAAAATATTGATATCTTAGCTGAAATTGATCTTATCACGGCAAAGGCTAAATATAGTATAGAATTTAACAGTGTGGAACCAGTAATCAATGCTCACGGGAAAATTAAACTTATTCAGGCGAGAAATCCTTTTTTAGAATGGGAGAGAAGGAACTCAAAAAAAAATACGGTTCCCATAGATATAAACTTAGGTAAAGATTTTAATATTCTTGTGATAACCGGTCCAAATACTGGCGGGAAAACCGTTTCATTAAAGACACTTGGGCTCTTGTGTATGATGGTACAATCAGGAATGCATATTCCCGTGAAGGATGGAAGCGAGATATCCATATTCAAAAAGATATTTGCTGATATTGGTGATGAACAGAGTATCCAACAGAATCTCAGCACGTTTTCTTCTCATACAAAACAGATTATAAAGATTATTAAAGAATCTGATTCCTCATCTCTTGTTCTTTTGGATGAGTTGGGAGCAGGAACAGACCCTTCTGAGGGGGCTGCGTTAGGGATTGCTATTCTAGATAATTTGAGGGAAAGAGGGATTAAGACCTTGGCCACAACCCATCATAATTCTCTAAAGGTTTTTGCTCATTCTTACAAAGATGTTGAAAACGCATCCGTAGAATTTGATTCAAAAACCCTCCAACCGAAATACAGACTAATCTATGGATATTCTGGAAAAAGCAGTGCTTTTGATATTGCAAAGAATTTAGGCCTTCCTCAGGGATTGATTTCGAGGGCTATTGGAGAAATTAAACAGGAAAAGGATGAGGTTGATCGGCTTATTGATCGACTGGAGACTCAGATAAGGGATATTGAAGAGCTCAAAAAGGAGATTTTTACTGAAAAATACGAAATCCAAGAAAAGAAGAGTGAACAGCTATTATTAATTGAGGAGTTAAAAAGAGAGAAATCTCTTTTTAGCAAAGAGGCCAATAAATTCTTGAAAGAGGCAAAAAGAGAGTTAGAAAACATTGTTAATGATTTAAGAAAGAATTCTAAAAAGGGTATTATAAAATTCCCCCAAAAAGATTTTGCTCTATGGAAATCCAGAATTGATGATCTTCAAAAAACGCCTTATGAGGAGAAAAGAAGCCCCTTAGAACCCAAAATAGGGGAGATAGTGAGGATCAACAGCTTGGGGTGTGAGGGGGTAATCAAGAGTTATAAATCCCCATCTATAGTAGAAGTAGAGGTCGATTTCAAAAAGATTCAGGTTCCTCTAGAGGATTTAGGACATTCTTCAAAGGCAGGTGATGATCAATCAAGGGTTGCCATGAGTTCTGGTATTTTTATGAAAAAAGACTTTCTCAAAGATTTTTCTGTGGAACTGAATGTTATAGGAAACAGGATTGATGAAGCTCTTCCTAAGGTGGATAAGTATCTGGATAATGCCAAGATAAGCGGTTTGAACAAAGTGAGGATCATTCATGGAAAGGGAACAGGTAGATTAAAGAGGGCTATCACTGCGATGCTTCAGGAACATCCCCATGTAAAAAACTTTTATTCCTCTGGAATGAATGAGGGGGGATGGGGAGCCACGATTGTTGAGATAAGTAATTAA
- the hisH gene encoding imidazole glycerol phosphate synthase subunit HisH: MIAVVDYGMGNLRSVQKGLERVGQDAVITSNPDIIKKASALVLPGVGAFGACMNNLQSYRLVDVVLSSIKKGKPFLGICVGMQLLFSECEEFGKSLGLDILKGKVVRFPQTVNGARLKIPHMGWNNIKFKKNSPFFKGLPDNSFVYFVHSYHPIPEDKDIIATTTKYGIEFTSSVYKDNIFATQFHPEKSQTTGLNILRNFGELI; encoded by the coding sequence ATGATTGCTGTTGTAGATTATGGAATGGGAAATTTAAGAAGTGTTCAAAAAGGCCTTGAGAGGGTTGGGCAAGATGCGGTTATTACCAGTAATCCTGATATCATAAAAAAGGCATCTGCCCTTGTATTACCTGGTGTAGGTGCTTTTGGAGCCTGTATGAATAATCTTCAGAGCTATCGACTTGTGGATGTGGTTTTAAGTTCAATAAAAAAGGGAAAGCCCTTTCTGGGAATCTGTGTTGGGATGCAGCTTCTTTTTTCTGAGTGTGAAGAGTTCGGGAAAAGCCTTGGATTAGATATTTTAAAGGGAAAGGTTGTTCGCTTTCCTCAAACAGTAAATGGAGCAAGGCTAAAGATTCCTCATATGGGATGGAATAATATTAAATTTAAAAAGAATTCCCCTTTTTTTAAGGGGCTGCCAGATAACTCCTTTGTATATTTTGTTCATTCCTATCATCCGATACCTGAAGATAAAGACATTATTGCTACGACAACAAAATATGGAATTGAATTCACATCAAGTGTTTACAAGGATAATATCTTTGCCACTCAATTCCATCCAGAAAAGAGTCAGACCACTGGTTTAAATATCCTGAGGAATTTTGGTGAATTGATATAA
- the hisB gene encoding imidazoleglycerol-phosphate dehydratase HisB, with product MNREAKIKRSTLETDIEVKLKIDGNGKHEISSGIPFMDHMISLVAKHGFFDIELKARGDTDVDYHHTVEDIGICLGQALEKALDKKKGIKRYGDATVPMIESLASVTLDLSGRSNFVYNVKMKKEKVGEFDTELAEEFFRSFAGNCGIDLHINKIYGDNTHHILEAVFKAFGQALDQATAIDQRIKGVLSTKGKL from the coding sequence ATGAATAGAGAGGCTAAAATAAAAAGATCCACTTTAGAAACTGACATTGAAGTTAAATTAAAAATAGATGGGAATGGGAAGCATGAGATCTCTTCTGGTATTCCTTTTATGGACCATATGATATCGTTAGTGGCAAAACATGGATTCTTTGATATTGAACTCAAGGCCAGAGGAGATACTGATGTTGATTACCACCACACGGTAGAGGATATCGGTATATGTCTGGGGCAGGCCCTTGAGAAGGCATTAGATAAGAAAAAGGGCATAAAAAGATATGGAGATGCTACTGTACCAATGATTGAGTCTCTTGCTTCTGTAACATTAGATTTAAGCGGAAGATCTAACTTTGTTTATAATGTCAAGATGAAGAAAGAAAAGGTGGGGGAGTTTGACACTGAACTGGCAGAGGAATTCTTTAGGTCATTTGCTGGGAATTGTGGCATCGATCTCCATATAAATAAGATTTATGGTGATAACACCCATCATATTTTAGAGGCTGTATTCAAGGCCTTTGGGCAGGCTTTGGATCAGGCTACAGCTATTGATCAAAGGATTAAAGGGGTACTTTCCACAAAGGGGAAATTATAA
- the dnaG gene encoding DNA primase, with amino-acid sequence MDAYVSEEIIEEIRERSDIVETISGFVSLKKTGRNYKGLCPFHSEKTPSFIVSPEKQIFHCFGCGRGGNVFQFLMLYEDFSFPESVKFLASKIGVDIPDKKIIRKTSFEVSEDKDKLFQINNLASRYFHKLLKEFHIAEKARLYLKKRGINEISINEFQLGYSIPSWDHLLKYSKTNGISETLLEKTGLIIKRSHKEGYYDRFRGRIIFPIFNMRGNIIGFGGRSLDNSDSAKYINSPESIVFQKGKNLFGLNLSKDSIKSEDAVLITEGYFDVITAHQNGIKNVVATLGTSITKDHVYKLKRYTKNLYLVFDSDKAGESAVKRVEELFTGDRLRIYVVSLPAGYDLDSYIRKESKSLFSKRIKSALPLVEYIINITLKDKDLNKIEEKIDCIDKLMPTISRLKSSIEQNHYISLLADRMNLSSKELMNEFQKGNSIHKRISLNSKEKERMPTLEAEIVRLFLANTTYLYKKLDKIREIISPSEIGDEKLSKIIFSVYKIYDENKKLTVNNIIDQLPVELSGLARKMALEGELLYGNGKEKIWDQALDDCIKKFMKKNKKAQIKKINTKMKEAEQKGEIKEINELQRRLMIIYKNSSK; translated from the coding sequence TTGGATGCGTATGTAAGCGAAGAGATTATTGAAGAGATAAGAGAAAGAAGTGATATTGTTGAGACAATATCCGGATTTGTCTCATTAAAAAAGACGGGAAGAAACTATAAGGGTTTGTGTCCTTTTCATTCTGAAAAGACCCCCTCTTTTATTGTGAGCCCTGAGAAACAAATATTTCACTGTTTTGGGTGCGGAAGGGGAGGAAATGTGTTTCAATTTTTAATGCTGTACGAGGATTTTTCTTTTCCAGAATCAGTAAAATTTTTGGCCTCTAAGATTGGGGTAGATATACCAGATAAAAAGATAATTAGAAAAACATCTTTCGAAGTTTCAGAGGATAAAGATAAGCTTTTTCAGATAAATAATTTAGCTTCGAGATACTTTCACAAACTTCTTAAGGAGTTCCATATTGCAGAAAAAGCCAGATTATATTTAAAAAAGAGAGGTATTAATGAGATATCTATAAACGAATTCCAATTGGGTTATTCTATTCCCTCTTGGGACCATCTCCTGAAATATTCTAAAACCAATGGCATTTCTGAAACTTTATTGGAAAAAACTGGCCTGATAATCAAAAGGTCTCATAAAGAAGGATATTATGATCGATTCAGGGGTAGAATTATTTTTCCTATTTTTAATATGAGAGGCAATATTATAGGATTTGGTGGTAGATCACTTGACAACTCAGATTCTGCGAAATATATTAACTCTCCAGAAAGTATTGTATTTCAAAAAGGTAAGAACCTATTCGGCTTGAATTTGTCAAAAGATAGCATTAAAAGTGAGGATGCTGTCTTAATTACAGAGGGTTATTTTGATGTTATAACTGCCCATCAGAATGGTATAAAAAATGTGGTTGCTACCTTAGGTACTTCTATTACAAAGGATCATGTATATAAATTAAAGAGGTATACTAAAAATTTATATCTGGTTTTCGATTCTGATAAGGCAGGGGAATCAGCGGTAAAGAGAGTTGAAGAGTTATTTACTGGAGACAGATTAAGAATATATGTCGTTTCTTTGCCTGCTGGATATGACCTCGATAGTTATATTAGAAAAGAGAGCAAGAGTCTATTTTCAAAAAGGATTAAAAGCGCTCTTCCCTTAGTAGAATATATCATTAACATAACCTTAAAGGATAAGGATCTTAATAAAATCGAAGAAAAGATAGATTGTATTGATAAACTAATGCCTACTATCTCAAGATTGAAAAGTAGTATTGAACAAAATCACTATATTTCTTTATTAGCTGATAGGATGAATCTTTCCAGCAAGGAGTTGATGAATGAGTTTCAAAAAGGAAATTCTATTCATAAGAGAATATCCCTAAATTCTAAAGAAAAAGAGAGGATGCCTACACTTGAGGCTGAAATTGTAAGGCTTTTTCTAGCTAATACTACATATTTATATAAAAAATTAGACAAGATACGAGAAATCATTTCTCCTTCTGAAATCGGAGATGAAAAACTATCAAAGATTATTTTTTCAGTATACAAGATTTATGATGAAAACAAAAAGCTGACTGTAAATAATATCATTGATCAATTACCTGTAGAATTATCTGGTTTAGCTAGAAAGATGGCTTTAGAAGGAGAGCTGCTTTATGGTAATGGTAAAGAGAAAATATGGGATCAGGCACTAGATGACTGTATAAAAAAATTTATGAAAAAGAATAAAAAGGCACAGATAAAAAAAATCAATACTAAAATGAAAGAAGCAGAACAAAAAGGAGAGATTAAAGAGATAAACGAATTGCAGCGTAGATTAATGATAATATATAAAAATAGTTCTAAATAA
- the hisA gene encoding 1-(5-phosphoribosyl)-5-[(5-phosphoribosylamino)methylideneamino]imidazole-4-carboxamide isomerase, with protein sequence MLIIPAIDIKAGKCVRLIQGERDRETIYSDDPCLMAQKWVDMGAELLHLVDLDGAFEGKPVNFDIIKQIVSSIKIPVELGGGIRTLKSIEEYFSVGVNRVILGTAALEDHGMVKEACRISPDRIILGLDAKDGYVAVKGWTQVVRKRARDLAKEFEGLGLRAIIYTDIKRDGMMTGPNIQGVKELAPSIKIPLIVSGGISSLKDIEDISNLKEGNIEGMIIGKALYEKSIDFKEALRLVKRKRNINAC encoded by the coding sequence ATGCTTATCATACCTGCGATAGACATAAAAGCTGGAAAATGTGTGCGCCTCATTCAGGGAGAGAGAGATAGAGAAACCATATATTCTGATGACCCCTGTTTGATGGCTCAAAAATGGGTTGATATGGGAGCTGAGTTGCTTCACTTAGTGGACCTCGATGGCGCCTTTGAAGGGAAACCAGTAAATTTTGATATTATAAAGCAGATTGTTTCTTCAATAAAGATCCCGGTGGAATTAGGAGGGGGGATAAGGACCCTTAAATCTATAGAGGAATATTTTTCTGTTGGTGTAAATAGAGTTATTCTAGGCACCGCAGCTCTTGAAGATCATGGTATGGTAAAGGAGGCATGTAGAATTTCTCCGGATAGAATCATTCTAGGGTTAGATGCTAAGGATGGATATGTCGCTGTTAAGGGATGGACTCAGGTTGTTAGAAAAAGGGCCAGAGATTTAGCGAAGGAATTTGAAGGTTTGGGGCTAAGGGCTATTATTTATACAGATATCAAGAGGGATGGAATGATGACTGGTCCGAATATTCAAGGAGTAAAGGAGTTGGCCCCTTCTATAAAGATACCTCTGATTGTATCAGGAGGAATTTCTAGCTTAAAGGATATTGAAGATATTTCGAATTTAAAAGAGGGTAATATTGAAGGAATGATTATAGGAAAGGCCCTCTATGAAAAGTCCATAGATTTTAAAGAGGCACTAAGACTGGTAAAAAGAAAGAGGAATATCAATGCTTGCTAA
- the hisI gene encoding phosphoribosyl-AMP cyclohydrolase, translated as MKIINELAFNEKGLMPTIIQDIENNQVLMMAYMNRESLRKTLETGFTHFWSRSRKTLWKKGETSGNVQKVREIYYDCDKDSLLIKVIQEGEACHTGHRTCFFRKIDDNKKEKDKNI; from the coding sequence ATGAAAATAATCAATGAATTAGCTTTTAATGAAAAGGGTCTTATGCCAACTATTATACAAGATATTGAGAATAATCAGGTATTGATGATGGCCTATATGAATAGAGAGTCTTTAAGAAAAACATTAGAGACAGGATTTACTCATTTTTGGAGTCGTTCAAGAAAAACCCTTTGGAAAAAGGGAGAGACTTCAGGCAATGTTCAAAAAGTACGAGAAATTTATTATGATTGTGATAAAGATTCATTATTAATAAAGGTCATTCAAGAAGGAGAAGCATGTCATACAGGACATCGGACATGTTTTTTTAGAAAAATCGACGATAATAAGAAAGAAAAAGATAAAAATATTTAA
- the rpsU gene encoding 30S ribosomal protein S21 translates to MPGIKIREDEPFENALKRFKKQCEKSGILSEVRKREHYEKPSVRRKKKLIAARKKSSRGMR, encoded by the coding sequence ATGCCTGGTATAAAGATCAGAGAAGACGAGCCTTTTGAGAATGCCCTGAAGAGGTTTAAAAAACAGTGTGAAAAGTCTGGGATTTTATCAGAGGTGAGAAAGAGAGAACATTACGAAAAGCCCAGTGTTAGACGAAAAAAGAAATTAATAGCTGCAAGAAAAAAATCTTCTAGAGGTATGAGATAA
- a CDS encoding GatB/YqeY domain-containing protein — MDLKEKLFADMKDAMKNGEKIKLSTIRMIRTAIINAEKEKSDELTDLDIIDILVSLSKQRRESIKAYESGGREDLYEKEKAELDIVLSYLPEQMSEEDIRKKADEVIKQTEASSMKDMGKVMKLLMAELKGKAEGSTVNRIVKEALS, encoded by the coding sequence ATGGATTTAAAAGAGAAACTGTTTGCTGATATGAAAGATGCCATGAAGAATGGTGAGAAGATTAAACTATCTACGATTCGTATGATAAGAACAGCCATTATCAATGCTGAAAAGGAAAAAAGTGATGAACTTACTGATCTTGACATAATAGATATTCTTGTTTCTTTGTCTAAACAGAGGAGAGAGTCTATAAAGGCTTATGAGAGTGGGGGAAGAGAGGATCTCTATGAGAAGGAAAAAGCAGAATTGGATATCGTCCTCTCCTATCTGCCAGAACAGATGTCGGAAGAGGATATAAGAAAAAAGGCAGACGAAGTTATCAAACAAACTGAAGCCTCCTCTATGAAAGATATGGGAAAGGTGATGAAGCTTTTGATGGCCGAGTTGAAAGGGAAGGCGGAGGGTTCAACAGTGAATCGCATCGTGAAGGAGGCCTTGAGTTAG
- the hisC gene encoding histidinol-phosphate transaminase, which produces MKIEEVVREEIRNLKPYEVKDFPVRIKLDANESTYSLPEEFQERLLCEIKGIAFNRYPDPHAVKLKEIISKDLEIEMDQLIIGNGSDELIQSIMIAFGESKAKVLFPVPTFAMYEILSLALGKIPVKVPLNDKWDLDLDTIKKYLKEEHPRTTFLSFPNNPTGNCFSIDKVLEVIDLSDGIVVLDEAYYDFSQKTFIRYLKDFKNLIILRSLSKIGLAGLRVGIMIASRELVEQLIKVKLPYNVNIISQAISGFVLRHKEIINSQIQLILKEREKLFVSMENLEGIIPYPTDSNFILFKEKRNANYIWRSLLEHGILIKNLNNIELLENCLRVTIGQERENSEFLKVLKRSLKT; this is translated from the coding sequence CAATGAAAGTACATATTCCTTACCAGAGGAATTTCAGGAAAGATTGTTATGCGAGATAAAAGGCATCGCCTTTAATAGATATCCTGATCCCCATGCTGTAAAGTTGAAAGAGATTATCAGTAAAGATCTTGAAATAGAAATGGATCAACTGATTATAGGCAATGGATCTGACGAATTGATACAATCTATTATGATAGCTTTTGGAGAATCTAAAGCAAAGGTGTTGTTTCCGGTTCCTACCTTTGCCATGTATGAGATTTTATCTCTGGCTTTAGGTAAAATTCCGGTTAAGGTTCCATTAAACGATAAGTGGGATTTAGATTTGGATACGATTAAAAAATATCTTAAAGAAGAACATCCGAGAACAACTTTTTTAAGTTTCCCAAATAATCCTACAGGTAACTGCTTTTCTATTGATAAAGTGTTAGAGGTTATAGACTTATCTGATGGGATTGTAGTTTTGGATGAAGCATATTATGATTTTTCGCAAAAGACCTTTATTCGCTATTTAAAAGATTTCAAAAATCTTATCATTCTTAGGAGTCTATCGAAGATTGGGCTGGCAGGTTTAAGGGTGGGTATTATGATTGCTAGTAGAGAACTGGTAGAACAGTTGATAAAAGTGAAACTTCCATATAATGTAAATATAATCTCTCAAGCAATCTCTGGGTTTGTATTGAGACACAAAGAGATCATCAATTCTCAGATTCAACTTATTCTTAAGGAAAGAGAAAAATTATTTGTTAGCATGGAGAATTTGGAAGGGATTATTCCTTATCCAACAGATTCTAATTTTATTTTATTTAAAGAAAAAAGAAATGCTAATTACATCTGGCGGAGTCTCTTAGAGCATGGAATACTGATAAAAAATTTAAATAACATAGAACTATTAGAAAACTGCTTGAGAGTAACTATTGGTCAAGAAAGAGAAAACAGTGAGTTTCTTAAAGTTCTAAAGAGGAGTTTAAAAACATAA
- the hisF gene encoding imidazole glycerol phosphate synthase subunit HisF: MLAKRIIPCLDVKNGRVVKGINFINLKDAGNPVENAEIYDKEGADEIVFLDITASYENRDIILEVVKETAERVFMPLTVGGGVRNIEDIRKLLKAGADKVSINTTAVKEPLFIKESSERFGSQCIVVAIDAKRKNGNTWEVYIHGGRTPTGLDAIEWAQQSEELGAGEILLTSMDRDGTKDGYDLELTKKVSDLLGIPVIASGGVGTLEHLYEGLAKGGADAVLAASIFHYQEYSIREAKRYLQERGIVIRL, encoded by the coding sequence ATGCTTGCTAAAAGGATCATACCATGTCTGGATGTTAAAAACGGTAGGGTAGTTAAAGGGATTAATTTTATCAATTTAAAGGATGCTGGAAATCCTGTTGAGAATGCCGAGATATATGACAAAGAGGGTGCAGATGAGATCGTATTCTTAGATATAACCGCTTCCTATGAAAACAGGGATATTATATTAGAGGTGGTAAAGGAGACTGCTGAAAGGGTTTTTATGCCTTTAACTGTTGGAGGTGGTGTAAGAAACATAGAAGATATAAGGAAATTGTTAAAAGCCGGAGCTGATAAGGTTTCTATAAATACCACAGCAGTAAAGGAGCCTCTTTTTATAAAAGAATCATCCGAAAGGTTTGGAAGTCAATGCATTGTTGTTGCAATAGATGCTAAGAGGAAAAATGGAAATACTTGGGAAGTTTATATTCATGGGGGTAGGACGCCAACCGGTTTAGATGCAATAGAATGGGCACAACAGTCAGAAGAGTTAGGAGCGGGAGAAATTCTTTTAACGAGTATGGACAGAGATGGCACGAAAGATGGTTATGATTTAGAGTTGACCAAAAAAGTATCAGACTTGTTGGGCATACCTGTTATTGCTTCAGGAGGCGTAGGAACCTTAGAACATCTTTATGAAGGTTTGGCAAAAGGAGGGGCTGATGCTGTATTAGCTGCTTCAATCTTTCATTATCAAGAGTATTCAATAAGAGAGGCAAAAAGATATCTTCAAGAGAGAGGAATAGTTATAAGATTATAA